The region GTCAGCGACTGCGCAGGTAGTGCTTTCGGTCAGTGCAATAGGCAAAACCTACGCTCAGCCGGTGCTGGGCGATGTCAGCCTGAGCCTGCGTCGAGGTGAAGTGCTGGCCCTCACTGGCGAGAATGGCGCGGGCAAAAGTACTTTGTCGAAAATCATCGGTGGTCTGGAAACGCCCAGCACCGGGTACATGAGCTATCAAGGCCAGCCTTATCTGCCCGGCAGTCGCGCCGCCGCCGAGCGTCTGGGCGTGCGCATGGTCATGCAGGAGCTCAATCTGCTGCCGACGCTGAGCGTGGCCGAGAACCTGTTTCTCGACAACCTGCCTAGCCGTGCCGGTTGGATCAGCCGCAAGCGCCTGCACCAAATGGCTCAGGCTGCGATGGCACAAGTCGGCTTGGATGCTATCGATCCAGATACCCCGGTTGGCGAGTTGGGTATCGGCCATCAGCAAATGGTGGAAATTGCCCGCAACCTGATCGGTGAATGCCGCGTGCTCATTTTCGATGAGCCCACCGCCATGCTCACCGCGCGCGAGGTCGAGTTGCTGTTCACTCAGATCGATCGCCTACAGCAACGGGGCGTGGCCATCGTTTACATCTCTCATCGCCTCGAAGAGCTCAAGCGAATCGCTCAGCGGATTGCCGTGCTGCGCGATGGTCGGCTGGTATGCCTCGAGCCGATGGCACGTTACAGCAGCGGCGAACTGGTCAACCTGATGGTGGGACGTGAATTGGCCGAGCATATCGACCTGGGCCAGCGCCACATCGGTGCATCGCTGCTCAAGGTCAGCGGCCTGGGTAGAGCTGACAAAGTCCGCGACGTGTCTTTCGAGGTGCGCAGTGGCGAAATTTTTGGCATTTCAGGGCTGATCGGTGCAGGTCGTACCGAATTACTACGTTTGATCTATGGTGCCGACCGCGCCGACATTGGCACTATCGAGGTGGGCAATCCTTTGCGTGCCGTGCAAATAAGTTCGCCCGCATCGGCCGTGCGCGAAGGCATTGCCTTGATTACCGAAGACCGTAAAGGCGAGGGGTTGCTGCTGTCGCAGTCAATCAGCAGCAATATTGCCTTGGGCAACATGCCGGCGATTTCCCGGGCGGGAATACTTGATCGCAATGCCGAGCATGACTTGGCGCAGCGTCAGATCGCCGCCATGCGCATCCGTAGCTCTGGTCCGGGACAGCTGGTGGGTGAGTTGTCGGGGGGAAACCAGCAGAAGGTGGTGATTGGTCGCTGGCTGGAACGTGATTGCTCGGTGCTGTTGTTTGACGAGCCTACCCGCGGCATCGACGTCGGTGCCAAATTCGATATCTACGGCTTGCTGGCTGACCTGGCGCGCCAGGGTAAGGCATTGGTGGTGGTTTCCAGTGACCTGCGTGAGTTGATGCTGATCTGCGACCGTATCGGTGTGCTCAGTGCCGGACGGCTTGTCGATACCTTCGAGCGCGAAACCTGGACTCAGGATCAATTACTGGCCGCGGCCTTTGCCGGCTATCAGAAACGTGACGCGCTGCTGCATGA is a window of Pseudomonas sp. DG56-2 DNA encoding:
- a CDS encoding sugar ABC transporter ATP-binding protein: MSATAQVVLSVSAIGKTYAQPVLGDVSLSLRRGEVLALTGENGAGKSTLSKIIGGLETPSTGYMSYQGQPYLPGSRAAAERLGVRMVMQELNLLPTLSVAENLFLDNLPSRAGWISRKRLHQMAQAAMAQVGLDAIDPDTPVGELGIGHQQMVEIARNLIGECRVLIFDEPTAMLTAREVELLFTQIDRLQQRGVAIVYISHRLEELKRIAQRIAVLRDGRLVCLEPMARYSSGELVNLMVGRELAEHIDLGQRHIGASLLKVSGLGRADKVRDVSFEVRSGEIFGISGLIGAGRTELLRLIYGADRADIGTIEVGNPLRAVQISSPASAVREGIALITEDRKGEGLLLSQSISSNIALGNMPAISRAGILDRNAEHDLAQRQIAAMRIRSSGPGQLVGELSGGNQQKVVIGRWLERDCSVLLFDEPTRGIDVGAKFDIYGLLADLARQGKALVVVSSDLRELMLICDRIGVLSAGRLVDTFERETWTQDQLLAAAFAGYQKRDALLHEAAPRTDT